The region GGAAAAAACGTTCGTGACCGTCCTCACCTCGGACGGGCAATACTACTCCAATTATTCCTACGCTAAGCTCGATGTCGGGGCACTGCTCCAGCAGCCCTGGATGGATACCGCCCGCAAGCAGCCTGCCTTCGAGCTGTACTGGGCAGGCGTGATTGATAATTATATTCCGACCGCAGCAGCCGGCAGCCCGCAGGTGCTTACGATTGCCCGCAATCTCAAGCTGTCCTCCAGTTCAACCTACGCTACGGTGATCATTAGTATCGCTGAGAGCCGGATCAGCCAGATCTTGAGTGATAGCGGGAAGGGACAGCAGACCCTGCTGATTGCGCCGGACGGAACGGTGATTGCCGCCCGGGACAAGTCCCTGCTGGGCCGGCCGTTCTCACTTATGGATGCCGTGAAGCCCGCCGCCGCTTCCAGCTTTATCGATTACCGGGGGGAGCAGTATCTGCTCAGCAGTCTGGAGATCCCTTACGGCAATTACCGGATTGTCAGCCTGGCGCCTTACCGTGAGGCGGTCAGCCGGATCAGTGCGACCCACCGCTGGAGTACGGCGGTGCAGGTGGTTTCGGGTGCTTTTTTCCTGCTGATCCTGGTGCTGCTGGTCAGGCAGTTCACGAAGCCGGTCATCCGGCTCGATCAGGTGGCGGCGCGGGTGGACCGGGGGGAGCTGGGCCTCCGTTCGGGAGTCCGGGGATATGATGAGATCGGGCGGCTGGGCAAATCCTTCGACCATATGCTGGACCGGGTAGAGCGGATGGTTGTCCAGATCAAGGAAGAGCAGGCACAGAAGCGCAAGGCGGAGCTGGCGATGCTGCAATCGCAGATTAATCCCCACTTCCTGTTCAATATCCTGAACTCGATCCGTCTGCGCATTATGATGCGGGGAGATGAGGAGAATGCGGAGCTGCTCTTCTCGCTCTCCCGGCTGCTCCGTATGACGATTCAACAGCGGGATGAATATACTACGCTGCATGATGAGCTGCATATTGTCAGGAGCTATGTGGAGCTGCTGAATTTCCGCCAGTCCGAGGAGGTGGCGCTGGATACAGACTGTACCTCCGAGAGCCTCAGCGTCCGTATCCCCCGCTTCCTGCTGCAGCCGGTCATTGAGAATGCCTACATTCATGGGCTGCGTCAGGCAGGCGGGCGTATTCTGATCCGAACGTGGACACAGGATCACCGGCTGTTCATTGAGATCGAAGACAACGGGCAGGGGATGGATGAGGTCACTCTGAACCGCCTGCGCGCCGAACTAAGCTCCAAGCCGCCGGGCAAGGAAGCAATGCCGCCTGGCAGGCTGGCCCATATCGGAATGTCCAATGTCTATGAGCGTCTGTATCTGACTTACGGTTCAGCCTTCCAGATTACAATGGACAGCAGGGCCGGCGGGGGGACAACCTTCCGGTTCGTGCTGCCCGGGCAGATTCCGGATCAAGCTTAAGGAAAGGGAGCGTGGTAGTGATGTATAGCGTAATGCTGGTGGATGATGATCAGCCGGTACTGGATTTTCTGTCGGCAATGATTCCCTGGGACGAGCTTGGATTCACGCTGCATTCGGCCTGCAAGAACGGTCTGGTTGCTCTGGAGAAGGCCGGGGCGGACATGCCGGATATTGTGATTACCGACATTGGCATGCCGTATATGGATGGTCTGGAGCTGATCCGCGAGCTCAAGCTGCGATGCGGGGAGGTGCGCGTGGTGGTGCTGTCCTGCATGGATGACTTCACCTATGCGCAGCAGGCGGTCAAGCTGATGGTGAGCGACTATATTCTGAAGGAGACGATGAATAGAGAGCTGATCACGAATCTGCTCCGGGAATTAGGCGTGGAGCTGCGCCGCAGGGATGAAGAGAAGGCCCAGACGCTGAAATGGAAAAGCATGGCTGAGCATCAAAAGGGGCTGCTGAAGCAACGGGTACTGGAACGGATCATTGCCCGGGAGCTGTCAGGCAGCGAGTGGCAGAGTGACGCTGCCGAGCTGGGCATTCAGCCTGAGCTCACAGCCCATGTCGCTGTGCTCTGCCGGATCAGCGGAGACAGCGGGGAGGCTCCAGGGGAGGAGCTTGCGCGGATGTCCCTGGTGGCATCGGCGGCTGAGTCGGTGTATCAGGACAATAATGCCGCCCTATGTCTGCCCTACAGCGGCCGTGATTGTGTACTGGTTTTCACCGGCGGTATGGGGAACGGGGCAGAGGCCGGACACATTTCTATGCTTGGCAGGCTACGCTCAGCTATTCAAGCCGTGCCGGGGGTGAGGGCGTCCTTTCAATACCTGTGTATCCCTCGGGGCAGCGGGCATTTTCGCGAGGGGCTGATAGGGCTGCTAACCCAAGGCCGGGAGCATGCCTTCTACCTGAAGCCGGGTGAGCTGGCCGGACTGAAGGAGCTTCCGCCGTTCACCGGGGAGGACCTGTTCACCCGTTACGCCGAGGCTGCGCATGAGATCCGTGAAGCCTTCCTGGAGGAATCAGCGGACAGGCTTGCGGAGCTGCTGACCAAATGGATGGACCACATCCGTCTGAAGCGTTATGCCCCGCGTCAGGTGAAAGAATGGATGCTCAAGCTGCTCTATGACAATCAGATGCGGCTGATGGCCCGCCAGCAGTTCCAGTCCACTTTTTCGCTGGAGCTGCTGCATGATACCCTGGCAGATATTGACGATATCGGCACGCTGGAGAGCTGGTCCCTGGCCTTCTTCTACGAACGGCTTCCTTATATCCGCGAGATGTACCAGGAGACCCGCCGGGAGGAGATTAAGAAGGTAAAGCAATATGTAGACCGCCATCTGAGCCGGAAGATCACCCTGGAGGAGGTGGCGGAATATACGCATTTGAATTCGAGTTATTTCAGCCGTCTGTTCAAGAAGGAGACCGGAATGAGCTTCATCCACTACGTCACCCATATCAAAATGGAGCAGGCCAAGGAATGGCTGGACCAGTCTCCGCAAAGTGTGGAGCAGGTTGCCGAGCGGTTAGGATATGAGAATAAAAGTTATTTCACGAAGCTGTTCAAGCTGCATACTGGAGCTACGCCCGGAGAATTCCGGGGAGAGGAAGGCAGCCGTTCCGCACAACCCCCTGAAGCAAGGAGGCACTACCCATGCTGACGATCAAACCGATTCATACGCTAACGATCAAACCGATTCACACAACCCTCTGAAGCAAGGAGGCATTACCCATGCTGACGATCAAA is a window of Paenibacillus sp. FSL H3-0469 DNA encoding:
- a CDS encoding histidine kinase encodes the protein MLPRGWRLGFRNKLLVASLLCLLLPASITLYISNSYTEHILRSQVIQNERRSLEQESLYISNLFSNMVLVANYIQFDPGITLILKENWQRSKLHQPDTARHILDFKEVTDKLVSVTSMMEKTFVTVLTSDGQYYSNYSYAKLDVGALLQQPWMDTARKQPAFELYWAGVIDNYIPTAAAGSPQVLTIARNLKLSSSSTYATVIISIAESRISQILSDSGKGQQTLLIAPDGTVIAARDKSLLGRPFSLMDAVKPAAASSFIDYRGEQYLLSSLEIPYGNYRIVSLAPYREAVSRISATHRWSTAVQVVSGAFFLLILVLLVRQFTKPVIRLDQVAARVDRGELGLRSGVRGYDEIGRLGKSFDHMLDRVERMVVQIKEEQAQKRKAELAMLQSQINPHFLFNILNSIRLRIMMRGDEENAELLFSLSRLLRMTIQQRDEYTTLHDELHIVRSYVELLNFRQSEEVALDTDCTSESLSVRIPRFLLQPVIENAYIHGLRQAGGRILIRTWTQDHRLFIEIEDNGQGMDEVTLNRLRAELSSKPPGKEAMPPGRLAHIGMSNVYERLYLTYGSAFQITMDSRAGGGTTFRFVLPGQIPDQA
- a CDS encoding helix-turn-helix domain-containing protein; translation: MYSVMLVDDDQPVLDFLSAMIPWDELGFTLHSACKNGLVALEKAGADMPDIVITDIGMPYMDGLELIRELKLRCGEVRVVVLSCMDDFTYAQQAVKLMVSDYILKETMNRELITNLLRELGVELRRRDEEKAQTLKWKSMAEHQKGLLKQRVLERIIARELSGSEWQSDAAELGIQPELTAHVAVLCRISGDSGEAPGEELARMSLVASAAESVYQDNNAALCLPYSGRDCVLVFTGGMGNGAEAGHISMLGRLRSAIQAVPGVRASFQYLCIPRGSGHFREGLIGLLTQGREHAFYLKPGELAGLKELPPFTGEDLFTRYAEAAHEIREAFLEESADRLAELLTKWMDHIRLKRYAPRQVKEWMLKLLYDNQMRLMARQQFQSTFSLELLHDTLADIDDIGTLESWSLAFFYERLPYIREMYQETRREEIKKVKQYVDRHLSRKITLEEVAEYTHLNSSYFSRLFKKETGMSFIHYVTHIKMEQAKEWLDQSPQSVEQVAERLGYENKSYFTKLFKLHTGATPGEFRGEEGSRSAQPPEARRHYPC